Proteins from a genomic interval of Harpia harpyja isolate bHarHar1 chromosome 7, bHarHar1 primary haplotype, whole genome shotgun sequence:
- the KLHL41 gene encoding kelch-like protein 41 produces the protein MDSQRELTEELRLYQSTLLQDGLKELLEEKKFIDCSLKAGDRSLPCHRLILSACSPYFREYFLSEQNEEKKKEVVLDDVDPNILDMIVKYLYSASIDLNDSNVQDIFALASRFQIPSVFTVCVSYLQKRLAVGNCLAILRLGVLLDCPRLAFSARDFVSDHFVQICKEEDFMQLAPHELISVISPDSLNVEKEELVFEAVMKWVRTDKENRVKSLGEIFDCIRFRLMPEKYFKEHVEKDDIIKSNSDLQKKVKIIKDAFAGKLPDSSKSTEKSAKGEVNGDVGDEDLLPGYLNDLPRHGMFVKDLILLVNDTAAVAYDPLENECYLAALAEQIPRNHSSIVTRQNQVYIVGGLYVEDENKDQPFQSYFFQLDSVAGEWVALPPLPSARCLFGLGESDNKIYVIAGKDLRTEESLDSVLCYDPVAMKWGEIKKLPIKVYGHATVSNNGLIYCLGGKTDDKKCTNRLFVYNPKKGDWRDLAPMKVARSMFGTAIHKGKIVIAGGVTEEGLTASVEAFDLTTNKWEIMPEFPQERSSISLVTLSGALYAIGGFAMIQLESKEFAPSEVTDIWKYDDEKKEWIGILKEIRYATGASCLATRLNLFKLSKL, from the exons ATGGATTCCCAAAGGGAACTCACTGAAGAGCTCAGACTTTATCAATCCACACTTCTTCAGGATGGCCTCAAGGAACTCCTTGAAGAGAAAAAGTTTATAGATTGCTCTCTCAAAGCTGGTGACAGAAGCCTGCCTTGCCACAGATTGATTCTGTCAGCATGTAGCCCTTATTTTCGTGAGTACTTCTTATCcgagcaaaatgaagaaaaaaagaaagaggtagTTCTAGATGATGTTGACCCCAACATCCTGGATATGATTGTCAAATACCTTTATTCAGCAAGTATTGATCTTAATGATTCTAATGTGCAAGATATTTTTGCTTTGGCCAGTCGCTTTCAGATCCCTTCTGTATTCACTGTGTGCGTCTCCTATCTTCAGAAGAGGCTTGCTGTTGGTAACTGTCTGGCCATCCTTCGATTAGGTGTTCTGCTTGATTGCCCAAGACTTGCATTTTCTGCCCGTGATTTTGTTTCGGATCATTTTGTGCAGATCTGCAAAGAAGAGGACTTCATGCAGCTTGCCCCGCATGAACTTATCTCAGTTATTTCACCTGACAGCTTAAACGTAGAGAAGGAAGAACTGGTTTTTGAAGCAGTAATGAAATGGGTCCGAACAGACAAGGAGAACAGAGTAAAGAGCCTGGGGGAAATTTTTGACTGCATACGTTTTCGTCTTAtgccagaaaaatatttcaaagaacatGTTGAGAAGGATGATATAATTAAAAGCAACTCAGACcttcagaaaaaagtaaagattATTAAGGATGCTTTTGCTGGAAAACTGCCTGACTCTAGCAAAAGTACAGAAAAGTCAGCCAAAGGGGAAGTGAATGGCGACGTAGGAGATGAAGATTTATTGCCTGGCTACCTAAATGACCTTCCCAGGCACGGCATGTTTGTCAAAGACCTAATTCTTCTGGTTAATGACACTGCTGCAGTAGCTTATGATCCTCTTGAAAATGAGTGCTACCTAGCAGCCCTGGCAGAACAGATTCCCAGAAATCATTCCAGTATAGTCACCAGACAAAATCAGGTCTACATTGTTGGAGGACTGTATGTGGAAGACGAGAACAAGGATCAGCCTTTCCAGTCATACTTCTTCCAG CTGGATAGCGTCGCTGGTGAGTGGGTTGCCCTTCCTCCACTGCCATCAGCCAGGTGTCTCTTCGGGCTGGGGGAGTCAGACAACAAGATCTATGTAATTGCTGGCAAGGACCTTCGCACTGAGGAGTCTCTAGATTCAGTATTGTGCTATGATCCTGT GGCAATGAAATGGGGTGAGATCAAAAAACTACCCATCAAAGTATATGGCCATGCTACTGTCTCAAACAATGGATTGATATATTGTCTTGGTGGAAAAACTGATGATAA gaAATGCACTAATAGACTATTTGTATACAATCCCAAGAAAGGAGACTGGAGAGACCTGGCTCCAATGAAAGTGGCTCGCTCGATGTTTGGAACAGCTATCCATAAGGGCAAGATTGTCATTGCAGGTGGTGTCACTGAAGAAGGCCTTACTGCATCTGTTGAAGCTTTTGATCTGACCACCAATAA gtGGGAGATTATGCCTGAATTTCCCCAAGAGAGAAGTTCCATCAGTTTAGTCACCTTAAGCGGAGCTTTGTATGCTATTGGAGGCTTTGCAATGATTCAGCTTGAATCTAAAGAATTTGCACCCAGTGAAGTCACTGACATATGGAA GTATGATGATGAAAAGAAGGAATGGATTGGCATACTGAAAGAGATCAGATATGCTACTGGAGCCTCCTGCCTGGCTACACGCTTAAACCTCTTCAAGTTATCAAAACTGTAA
- the FASTKD1 gene encoding FAST kinase domain-containing protein 1, mitochondrial isoform X3: MDSGMECTLTKLCGAVDTLEGRDAIQRVLDRLERLSLPALSKFALCLYKQRRHFSPVTGKVAHIVDMKLDSIQDIRILSVLMISISDVISQRFRDRLLHKAGQLLEEKDEVHFNYAKRILRFLQNINLRYHPLLEKCNKIFLKSASHLDIHSISLILGLYEQLGFDNAEFRLLAKQLLSETIDVYYDPETFAKLFFILGPMAGSKVRERLLVTAVHMAEEFSSHQVLVILKTMQKMKCRNSHLLKKMASVLHKHLDSYHVIQLVKLTQYLVVLRCHDLELFAKLKMLLLGFLKSSVIPADTAAIIRVLAMLPSFQVEEVIINKAAAVLPQCKLHHLNCIATALVKWNHYDQLHWQNSSELCVKLLQKLNDCGFQRLQKANNLNLLLEELTHVNGEWFEEVLSEETVAMCQRLIDQITWANVLQLSFFLIKTNHRCPSLLDRIASVTVENIDKIHPFEIYFILFLFSALNYEPPANEEFFESCIQHLTSNLSCFGTHRLVLLGHVLAVAGYFPPVLMTRIFNVSFLSKLDAQLEVLPDILKQRVRLCLMKLNRAVCLECPEFHIPWFHEHYCQRVFCNSSSQINPLRQHVHRMLTEILGGSHYARMSVLTPYCYEIDFECVLDENKKPLSYVAQNTPLDDVEGIHLTHDIKNKGRKALPPGAQRIALEFLDSKAFSKDSHHLKGESALKKRHLEMLGYRVVQIPHFEWNSMVLSTKGEQLEYLRRHLYGIQ; this comes from the exons atggacagtgggatggagtgcaccctcaccaagctctgtggtgcggtcgacacgctggagggaagggatgccatccagagggtccttgacaggcttgagag GCTTAGTTTGCCAGCTCTGTCTAAATTCGCACTGTGTTTATACAAGCAACGCAGACATTTCAGTCCTGTAACTGGCAAAGTAGCTCATATTGTGGACATGAAACTGGATTCTATACAGGATATAAG GATCTTGTCAGTTTTGATGATCAGCATATCTGATGTTATCTCGCAGCGTTTTCGAGATCGATTACTACACAAGGCCGGACAGCTCTTGGAAGAAAAGGATGAAGTCCACTTCAACTATGCCAAAAGAATACTACGGTTTCTTCAAAATATTAATCTGAGATATCATCCATTGCTAGAAAAATGCAACAAGATTTTCCTTAAAAGTGCCTCCCATCTTGATATACACAGTATAAGTCTTATTCTTGGGCTGTACGAGCAGCTGGGTTTTGACAATGCTGAATTCCGCCTGCTTGCTAAACAATTACTCTCTGAAACTATAGATGTTTATTATGATCCTGAAAcctttgcaaaattattttttatcctTGGGCCTATGGCAGGATCCAAGGTAAGAGAAAG gTTGCTAGTAACTGCAGTGCACATGGCAGAAGAATTTAGCAGTCACCAAGTATTGGTAATACTGAAAACgatgcagaaaatgaaatgcagaaattctCATCTActcaaaaa AATGGCTTCTGTTCTGCACAAACACTTGGATAGCTATCATGTAATACAGTTGGTAAAGTTAACGCAGTACTTGGTGGTGTTGCGTTGCCACGATCTGGAGCTGTTTGCCAAACTAAAAATGTTATTATTAGG TTTTCTAAAATCTAGTGTCATACCTGCTGATACTGCTGCAATAATTCGTGTTCTGGCCATGCTTCCTTCCTTTCAAGTGGAGGAAGTCATTataaacaaagcagcagcagttctgccTCAATGCAAGCTCCATCATTTGAATTGTATTGCTACCGCTCTTGTCAAATGGAATCATTATGATCAGTTGCACTGGCAAAACAGTTCTGAGCTATGTGTAAAGCTTCTGCAAAAACTAAATGACTGTGGATTTCAGAGGCTTCAGAAAGCCAACAACTTAAATCTTCTGTTGGAAGAACTTACACATGTGAATGGAGAGTGGTTTGAAGAAGTCCTCAGTGAGGAAACTGTGGCCATGTGTCAACGCTTGATAGACCAAATAACATGGGCAAATGTATtacagttgtctttttttctcataaaaacaAACCACCGTTGTCCTTCATTACTTGACAGAATAGCTTCTGTGACTGTTGAAAATATAGACAAG atCCACCCCTTTGAAATCtattttattctcttccttttctctgctcTTAATTATGAGCCTCCTGCCAATGAAGAGTTCTTTGAGAGTTGTATCCAACATCTTACTTCTAACTTGA GTTGTTTTGGAACTCACCGCTTGGTGCTGCTTGGTCATGTTTTGGCAGTGGCTGGGTATTTTCCTCCAGTTCTGATGACGAGGATATTTAATGTTTCTTTCCTAAGCAAATTGGATGCTCAACTCGAAG TCCTGCCTGATATCCTAAAGCAGAGGGTCCGCTTGTGCCTCATGAAATTGAACAGAGCAGTCTGTCTGGAATGCCCAGAGTTTCACATCCCTTGGTTTCATGAGCACTACTGCCAACGTGTCTTTTGTAACA GCAGTAGCCAAATAAATCCACTGCGACAGCATGTTCACAGAATGCTGACAGAGATCTTAGGAGGGAGCCATTATGCAAGAATGTCTGTTCTCACACCATACTGCTATGAAATAG attttGAGTGTGTTCtggatgaaaataaaaagcctcTTTCCTATGTGGCTCAGAATACACCTTTGGATGATGTGGAGGGAATACACTTGACACATGATATCAAGAATAAAGGGAGAAAGGCTCTGCCACCAGGAGCTCAGAG AATTGCTTTGGAATTTCTTGATTCAAAAGCTTTTAGCAAAGATTCACATCACCTGAAAGGAGAATCTGCATTGAAAAAACGACACCTGGAAATGCTGGGGTACCGGGTAGTTCAG ATTCCTCACTTCGAATGGAATTCTATGGTTTTGTCAACAAAAGGTGAACAGCTAGAATATCTGAGAAGGCATCTATATGGAATACAGTGA
- the FASTKD1 gene encoding FAST kinase domain-containing protein 1, mitochondrial isoform X2: MEDEAIVDTLYSILRLNVEDHSSLAEVLVTEAWKRLERLSLPALSKFALCLYKQRRHFSPVTGKVAHIVDMKLDSIQDIRILSVLMISISDVISQRFRDRLLHKAGQLLEEKDEVHFNYAKRILRFLQNINLRYHPLLEKCNKIFLKSASHLDIHSISLILGLYEQLGFDNAEFRLLAKQLLSETIDVYYDPETFAKLFFILGPMAGSKVRERLLVTAVHMAEEFSSHQVLVILKTMQKMKCRNSHLLKKMASVLHKHLDSYHVIQLVKLTQYLVVLRCHDLELFAKLKMLLLGFLKSSVIPADTAAIIRVLAMLPSFQVEEVIINKAAAVLPQCKLHHLNCIATALVKWNHYDQLHWQNSSELCVKLLQKLNDCGFQRLQKANNLNLLLEELTHVNGEWFEEVLSEETVAMCQRLIDQITWANVLQLSFFLIKTNHRCPSLLDRIASVTVENIDKIHPFEIYFILFLFSALNYEPPANEEFFESCIQHLTSNLSCFGTHRLVLLGHVLAVAGYFPPVLMTRIFNVSFLSKLDAQLEVLPDILKQRVRLCLMKLNRAVCLECPEFHIPWFHEHYCQRVFCNSSSQINPLRQHVHRMLTEILGGSHYARMSVLTPYCYEIDFECVLDENKKPLSYVAQNTPLDDVEGIHLTHDIKNKGRKALPPGAQRIALEFLDSKAFSKDSHHLKGESALKKRHLEMLGYRVVQIPHFEWNSMVLSTKGEQLEYLRRHLYGIQ; this comes from the exons ATGGAAGATGAGGCCATAGTGGACACCCTATATAGTATTCTGAG GCTCAATGTTGAAGACCACAGTTCTCTAGCAGAAGTGCTTGTTACAGAGGCATGGAAAAGATTAGAAAG GCTTAGTTTGCCAGCTCTGTCTAAATTCGCACTGTGTTTATACAAGCAACGCAGACATTTCAGTCCTGTAACTGGCAAAGTAGCTCATATTGTGGACATGAAACTGGATTCTATACAGGATATAAG GATCTTGTCAGTTTTGATGATCAGCATATCTGATGTTATCTCGCAGCGTTTTCGAGATCGATTACTACACAAGGCCGGACAGCTCTTGGAAGAAAAGGATGAAGTCCACTTCAACTATGCCAAAAGAATACTACGGTTTCTTCAAAATATTAATCTGAGATATCATCCATTGCTAGAAAAATGCAACAAGATTTTCCTTAAAAGTGCCTCCCATCTTGATATACACAGTATAAGTCTTATTCTTGGGCTGTACGAGCAGCTGGGTTTTGACAATGCTGAATTCCGCCTGCTTGCTAAACAATTACTCTCTGAAACTATAGATGTTTATTATGATCCTGAAAcctttgcaaaattattttttatcctTGGGCCTATGGCAGGATCCAAGGTAAGAGAAAG gTTGCTAGTAACTGCAGTGCACATGGCAGAAGAATTTAGCAGTCACCAAGTATTGGTAATACTGAAAACgatgcagaaaatgaaatgcagaaattctCATCTActcaaaaa AATGGCTTCTGTTCTGCACAAACACTTGGATAGCTATCATGTAATACAGTTGGTAAAGTTAACGCAGTACTTGGTGGTGTTGCGTTGCCACGATCTGGAGCTGTTTGCCAAACTAAAAATGTTATTATTAGG TTTTCTAAAATCTAGTGTCATACCTGCTGATACTGCTGCAATAATTCGTGTTCTGGCCATGCTTCCTTCCTTTCAAGTGGAGGAAGTCATTataaacaaagcagcagcagttctgccTCAATGCAAGCTCCATCATTTGAATTGTATTGCTACCGCTCTTGTCAAATGGAATCATTATGATCAGTTGCACTGGCAAAACAGTTCTGAGCTATGTGTAAAGCTTCTGCAAAAACTAAATGACTGTGGATTTCAGAGGCTTCAGAAAGCCAACAACTTAAATCTTCTGTTGGAAGAACTTACACATGTGAATGGAGAGTGGTTTGAAGAAGTCCTCAGTGAGGAAACTGTGGCCATGTGTCAACGCTTGATAGACCAAATAACATGGGCAAATGTATtacagttgtctttttttctcataaaaacaAACCACCGTTGTCCTTCATTACTTGACAGAATAGCTTCTGTGACTGTTGAAAATATAGACAAG atCCACCCCTTTGAAATCtattttattctcttccttttctctgctcTTAATTATGAGCCTCCTGCCAATGAAGAGTTCTTTGAGAGTTGTATCCAACATCTTACTTCTAACTTGA GTTGTTTTGGAACTCACCGCTTGGTGCTGCTTGGTCATGTTTTGGCAGTGGCTGGGTATTTTCCTCCAGTTCTGATGACGAGGATATTTAATGTTTCTTTCCTAAGCAAATTGGATGCTCAACTCGAAG TCCTGCCTGATATCCTAAAGCAGAGGGTCCGCTTGTGCCTCATGAAATTGAACAGAGCAGTCTGTCTGGAATGCCCAGAGTTTCACATCCCTTGGTTTCATGAGCACTACTGCCAACGTGTCTTTTGTAACA GCAGTAGCCAAATAAATCCACTGCGACAGCATGTTCACAGAATGCTGACAGAGATCTTAGGAGGGAGCCATTATGCAAGAATGTCTGTTCTCACACCATACTGCTATGAAATAG attttGAGTGTGTTCtggatgaaaataaaaagcctcTTTCCTATGTGGCTCAGAATACACCTTTGGATGATGTGGAGGGAATACACTTGACACATGATATCAAGAATAAAGGGAGAAAGGCTCTGCCACCAGGAGCTCAGAG AATTGCTTTGGAATTTCTTGATTCAAAAGCTTTTAGCAAAGATTCACATCACCTGAAAGGAGAATCTGCATTGAAAAAACGACACCTGGAAATGCTGGGGTACCGGGTAGTTCAG ATTCCTCACTTCGAATGGAATTCTATGGTTTTGTCAACAAAAGGTGAACAGCTAGAATATCTGAGAAGGCATCTATATGGAATACAGTGA
- the FASTKD1 gene encoding FAST kinase domain-containing protein 1, mitochondrial isoform X1, which produces MLALRQACLFTLRHCQARTLSSDLLLSQINSCTHEDEVFNLVGRNKARLSEKHVGIALNVLWQLQKKRPLVLRTSDYIRNHSQFLTLCILAENKVEHMEDEAIVDTLYSILRLNVEDHSSLAEVLVTEAWKRLERLSLPALSKFALCLYKQRRHFSPVTGKVAHIVDMKLDSIQDIRILSVLMISISDVISQRFRDRLLHKAGQLLEEKDEVHFNYAKRILRFLQNINLRYHPLLEKCNKIFLKSASHLDIHSISLILGLYEQLGFDNAEFRLLAKQLLSETIDVYYDPETFAKLFFILGPMAGSKVRERLLVTAVHMAEEFSSHQVLVILKTMQKMKCRNSHLLKKMASVLHKHLDSYHVIQLVKLTQYLVVLRCHDLELFAKLKMLLLGFLKSSVIPADTAAIIRVLAMLPSFQVEEVIINKAAAVLPQCKLHHLNCIATALVKWNHYDQLHWQNSSELCVKLLQKLNDCGFQRLQKANNLNLLLEELTHVNGEWFEEVLSEETVAMCQRLIDQITWANVLQLSFFLIKTNHRCPSLLDRIASVTVENIDKIHPFEIYFILFLFSALNYEPPANEEFFESCIQHLTSNLSCFGTHRLVLLGHVLAVAGYFPPVLMTRIFNVSFLSKLDAQLEVLPDILKQRVRLCLMKLNRAVCLECPEFHIPWFHEHYCQRVFCNSSSQINPLRQHVHRMLTEILGGSHYARMSVLTPYCYEIDFECVLDENKKPLSYVAQNTPLDDVEGIHLTHDIKNKGRKALPPGAQRIALEFLDSKAFSKDSHHLKGESALKKRHLEMLGYRVVQIPHFEWNSMVLSTKGEQLEYLRRHLYGIQ; this is translated from the exons ATGCTTGCTTTGAGGCAGGCTTGCTTGTTTACGCTGAGACATTGCCAAGCTCGGACTCTGAGTAGTGATCTGCTTTTGAGCCAGATAAATAGCTGCACCCATGAAGATGAAGTGTTCAACCTTGTTGGAAGGAACAAGGCCAGGCTTTCTGAAAAACATGTGGGAATTGCATTGAACGTGCTGTGGCAATTGCAAAAGAAGAGGCCACTTGTCTTAAGGACTAGTGACTATATAAGAAATCATTCCCAGTTTCTTACCCTTTGCATTTTAGCAGAAAACAAGGTGGAACACATGGAAGATGAGGCCATAGTGGACACCCTATATAGTATTCTGAG GCTCAATGTTGAAGACCACAGTTCTCTAGCAGAAGTGCTTGTTACAGAGGCATGGAAAAGATTAGAAAG GCTTAGTTTGCCAGCTCTGTCTAAATTCGCACTGTGTTTATACAAGCAACGCAGACATTTCAGTCCTGTAACTGGCAAAGTAGCTCATATTGTGGACATGAAACTGGATTCTATACAGGATATAAG GATCTTGTCAGTTTTGATGATCAGCATATCTGATGTTATCTCGCAGCGTTTTCGAGATCGATTACTACACAAGGCCGGACAGCTCTTGGAAGAAAAGGATGAAGTCCACTTCAACTATGCCAAAAGAATACTACGGTTTCTTCAAAATATTAATCTGAGATATCATCCATTGCTAGAAAAATGCAACAAGATTTTCCTTAAAAGTGCCTCCCATCTTGATATACACAGTATAAGTCTTATTCTTGGGCTGTACGAGCAGCTGGGTTTTGACAATGCTGAATTCCGCCTGCTTGCTAAACAATTACTCTCTGAAACTATAGATGTTTATTATGATCCTGAAAcctttgcaaaattattttttatcctTGGGCCTATGGCAGGATCCAAGGTAAGAGAAAG gTTGCTAGTAACTGCAGTGCACATGGCAGAAGAATTTAGCAGTCACCAAGTATTGGTAATACTGAAAACgatgcagaaaatgaaatgcagaaattctCATCTActcaaaaa AATGGCTTCTGTTCTGCACAAACACTTGGATAGCTATCATGTAATACAGTTGGTAAAGTTAACGCAGTACTTGGTGGTGTTGCGTTGCCACGATCTGGAGCTGTTTGCCAAACTAAAAATGTTATTATTAGG TTTTCTAAAATCTAGTGTCATACCTGCTGATACTGCTGCAATAATTCGTGTTCTGGCCATGCTTCCTTCCTTTCAAGTGGAGGAAGTCATTataaacaaagcagcagcagttctgccTCAATGCAAGCTCCATCATTTGAATTGTATTGCTACCGCTCTTGTCAAATGGAATCATTATGATCAGTTGCACTGGCAAAACAGTTCTGAGCTATGTGTAAAGCTTCTGCAAAAACTAAATGACTGTGGATTTCAGAGGCTTCAGAAAGCCAACAACTTAAATCTTCTGTTGGAAGAACTTACACATGTGAATGGAGAGTGGTTTGAAGAAGTCCTCAGTGAGGAAACTGTGGCCATGTGTCAACGCTTGATAGACCAAATAACATGGGCAAATGTATtacagttgtctttttttctcataaaaacaAACCACCGTTGTCCTTCATTACTTGACAGAATAGCTTCTGTGACTGTTGAAAATATAGACAAG atCCACCCCTTTGAAATCtattttattctcttccttttctctgctcTTAATTATGAGCCTCCTGCCAATGAAGAGTTCTTTGAGAGTTGTATCCAACATCTTACTTCTAACTTGA GTTGTTTTGGAACTCACCGCTTGGTGCTGCTTGGTCATGTTTTGGCAGTGGCTGGGTATTTTCCTCCAGTTCTGATGACGAGGATATTTAATGTTTCTTTCCTAAGCAAATTGGATGCTCAACTCGAAG TCCTGCCTGATATCCTAAAGCAGAGGGTCCGCTTGTGCCTCATGAAATTGAACAGAGCAGTCTGTCTGGAATGCCCAGAGTTTCACATCCCTTGGTTTCATGAGCACTACTGCCAACGTGTCTTTTGTAACA GCAGTAGCCAAATAAATCCACTGCGACAGCATGTTCACAGAATGCTGACAGAGATCTTAGGAGGGAGCCATTATGCAAGAATGTCTGTTCTCACACCATACTGCTATGAAATAG attttGAGTGTGTTCtggatgaaaataaaaagcctcTTTCCTATGTGGCTCAGAATACACCTTTGGATGATGTGGAGGGAATACACTTGACACATGATATCAAGAATAAAGGGAGAAAGGCTCTGCCACCAGGAGCTCAGAG AATTGCTTTGGAATTTCTTGATTCAAAAGCTTTTAGCAAAGATTCACATCACCTGAAAGGAGAATCTGCATTGAAAAAACGACACCTGGAAATGCTGGGGTACCGGGTAGTTCAG ATTCCTCACTTCGAATGGAATTCTATGGTTTTGTCAACAAAAGGTGAACAGCTAGAATATCTGAGAAGGCATCTATATGGAATACAGTGA